In one Corythoichthys intestinalis isolate RoL2023-P3 chromosome 16, ASM3026506v1, whole genome shotgun sequence genomic region, the following are encoded:
- the eef2kmt gene encoding protein-lysine N-methyltransferase EEF2KMT isoform X1: MQCATSDERFESGTQDKAKILKQFQSCFFATNRLVSYPWTNLEKELERSKSADVILELLKQTCLHSLCRKFPPLPRYRKCFLSELIRRVEAAGCEPMDELYDALAEVVVAPEVAEGYRTYLLPCGDSVSLLESVALISEGTTGLVTWEAALYLAEWALDHPHAFNSRKVLELGSGAGLTGIALCRSCAPLSYIFSDCHPSVLRRLRDNLNLNGLNETNCTRTEITVEELDWTDVTKERLNDISADVLIAADVVYDPEVVMVLVELLSKFLNRGSVPPEVLICSTVRNPETYAGFKRKLGDAGIGHQVMRGAINHVFEYNRQCEIELVQLFASQ; the protein is encoded by the exons ATGCAGTGTGCAACATCAGATGAACGCTTTGAGTCAGGAACACAAGACAAAGCCAAGATTTTAAAGCAATTCCAATCGTGTTTTTTCGCAACCAATCGACTCGTTTCGTACCCTTGGACG AATTTGGAAAAGGAACTTGAACGCAGCAAATCAGCCGACGTCATCTTAGAGCTCCTTAAACAG acGTGTCTTCACTCACTATGCAGAAAATTTCCGCCACTACCACGATACAGAAAGTGCTTTCTGTCCGAGCTCATCAGACGG GTTGAAGCTGCAGGGTGTGAACCTATGGATGAGCTGTATGACGCATTGGCTGAGGTTGTGGTGGCCCCAGAAGTTGCAGAGGGATACAGAACCTACTTATTG CCGTGTGGCGACAGTGTCAGCTTGTTGGAGAGTGTGGCTCTGATCTCCGAGGGGACAACGGGTCTGGTGACATGGGAGGCTGCCCTCTACTTGGCTGAGTGGGCCTTGGACCACCCGCATGCTTTCAACAGCAGGAAAGTTCTGGAGCTAGGCAGTGGAGCAGGCCTTACAGGCATCGCTTTGTGTCGCTCGTGTGCACCATTGTCGTACATCTTCAGCGATTGTCACCCGAGCGTCCTCCGGAGGCTCCGAGACAACCTGAACCTCAATGGACTCAACGAAACAAATTGCACCAGGACGGAAATCACCGTAGAAGAGTTGGATTGGACGGACGTGACTAAAGAACGTCTTAATGATATCAGCGCGGACGTGCTAATAGCGGCAG acgtggtgtATGATCCGGAAGTGGTTATGGTTCTGGTCGAACTTCTGTCCAAGTTCCTGAATCGAGGCAGTGTTCCACCAGAGGTTCTGATCTGCTCCACGGTGAGGAACCCGGAGACGTACGCTGGCTTCAAGCGCAAGCTAG GTGACGCCGGGATTGGCCATCAAGTGATGCGCGGAGCCATCAATCATGTCTTTGAGTACAACAGACAATGTGAAATAGAGCTTGTTCAATTGTTTGCGTCTCAATAa
- the eef2kmt gene encoding protein-lysine N-methyltransferase EEF2KMT isoform X2, translating to MQCATSDERFESGTQDKAKILKQFQSCFFATNRLVSYPWTNLEKELERSKSADVILELLKQTCLHSLCRKFPPLPRYRKCFLSELIRRVEAAGCEPMDELYDALAEVVVAPEVAEGYRTYLLPCGDSVSLLESVALISEGTTGLVTWEAALYLAEWALDHPHAFNSRKVLELGSGAGLTGIALCRSCAPLSYIFSDCHPSVLRRLRDNLNLNGLNETNCTRTEITVEELDWTDVTKERLNDISADVLIAADVVYDPEVVMVLVELLSKFLNRGSVPPEVLICSTVRNPETYAGFKRKLDGPPHVPLLHCISTNSNSFC from the exons ATGCAGTGTGCAACATCAGATGAACGCTTTGAGTCAGGAACACAAGACAAAGCCAAGATTTTAAAGCAATTCCAATCGTGTTTTTTCGCAACCAATCGACTCGTTTCGTACCCTTGGACG AATTTGGAAAAGGAACTTGAACGCAGCAAATCAGCCGACGTCATCTTAGAGCTCCTTAAACAG acGTGTCTTCACTCACTATGCAGAAAATTTCCGCCACTACCACGATACAGAAAGTGCTTTCTGTCCGAGCTCATCAGACGG GTTGAAGCTGCAGGGTGTGAACCTATGGATGAGCTGTATGACGCATTGGCTGAGGTTGTGGTGGCCCCAGAAGTTGCAGAGGGATACAGAACCTACTTATTG CCGTGTGGCGACAGTGTCAGCTTGTTGGAGAGTGTGGCTCTGATCTCCGAGGGGACAACGGGTCTGGTGACATGGGAGGCTGCCCTCTACTTGGCTGAGTGGGCCTTGGACCACCCGCATGCTTTCAACAGCAGGAAAGTTCTGGAGCTAGGCAGTGGAGCAGGCCTTACAGGCATCGCTTTGTGTCGCTCGTGTGCACCATTGTCGTACATCTTCAGCGATTGTCACCCGAGCGTCCTCCGGAGGCTCCGAGACAACCTGAACCTCAATGGACTCAACGAAACAAATTGCACCAGGACGGAAATCACCGTAGAAGAGTTGGATTGGACGGACGTGACTAAAGAACGTCTTAATGATATCAGCGCGGACGTGCTAATAGCGGCAG acgtggtgtATGATCCGGAAGTGGTTATGGTTCTGGTCGAACTTCTGTCCAAGTTCCTGAATCGAGGCAGTGTTCCACCAGAGGTTCTGATCTGCTCCACGGTGAGGAACCCGGAGACGTACGCTGGCTTCAAGCGCAAGCTAG ATGGACCTCCTCATGTTCCCTTACTTCACTGCATCTCTACAAACTCGAACTCCTTCTGCTAA
- the alg1 gene encoding chitobiosyldiphosphodolichol beta-mannosyltransferase, with product MAPSGSSQPLPIRTVFAFIALLLAVIWGAGSGVWWPLVSVTVVGLLAALCWKLRRRDGDTERRVCVLVLGDIGRSPRMQYHSLSLSKHGYEVILVGYLDSKPHRDVLEEDRIHIVPIAEVKGITGGPKILTYVTKVTVQFAQVLAVLLLLKPHANILMQNPPGLPLMASAWLACVLRGARLLIDWHNYGYTIMALSLGHAHPLVRMAKCYEHIFGPLASQHLCVTKAMKEDLHQNWGIKATTLYDRPAAIFRETPLEARHKLFGRLSRVLPAFRHHCNGDDNDDKAIEKTVFSERDLKNDTVTLRHDRPALLISSTSWTEDEDFSILLQALQEYEDFISAGQNLPSLICVITGKGPQKERYMKTIGSLHLEHVKICTPWLEAEDYPVLLGCADLGVCLHKSSSGLDLPMKVVDMFGCCLPVCAVQFLCLEELVKHDHNGLIFSDSRELARQLKTLLSDFPSSDSKLATFRRNLRASREQRWDDNWDQHVLPLFNSY from the exons ATGGCGCCGTCCGGCTCCAGCCAACCCCTTCCCATTCGGACTGTTTTTGCGTTTATTGCGCTACTCTTGGCGGTGATTTGGGGCGCCGGGTCAGGCGTTTGGTGGCCTCTGGTGTCGGTGACGGTCGTGGGACTCTTGGCCGCGCTGTGTTGGAAATTGCGGCGGCGGGACGGCGACACCGAGCGACGGGTGTGTGTGCTGGTGCTCGGGGACATCGGTCGGAGTCCCCGCATGCAGTATCACTCGCTTTCCCTCAGTAAACATGGATATGAAGTCATACTTGTTGGATATTTAG ACAGCAAACCTCATCGAGATGTTTTGGAGGAGGACAGGATTCACATCGTTCCGATTGCGGAAGTAAAAGGCATCACGG GTGGCCCCAAAATTTTGACGTACGTGACCAAAGTGACCGTTCAGTTTGCGCAGGTTCTTGCGGTACTTCTGTTGCTCAAACCCCATGCTAACATCCTCATGCAG AATCCTCCAGGTTTGCCACTGATGGCGTCAGCGTGGCTGGCATGTGTCCTCCGTGGCGCCCGCTTGCTCATCGACTGGCACAACTATGGCTACACCATCATGGCGCTAAGTCTTGGCCACGCCCACCCGCTGGTGCGCATGGCAAAATG TTACGAGCACATATTCGGACCTCTGGCGTCGCAGCACTTGTGTGTGACCAAAGCCATGAAGGAAGATCTGCACCAGAACTGGGGCATCAA GGCGACCACTCTTTACGACAGACCGGCGGCCATCTTCAGGGAGACGCCACTGGAGGCACGCCACAAACTGTTTGGGAGGCTTTCACGAGTGCTTCCCGCTTTTCGACATCACTG TAATGGTGACGACAACGATGATAAAGCCATAGAGAAGACTGTCTTCTCAGAGCGAGATCTCAAGAACGACACTGTGACTTTGAGGCACGATCGCCCCGCCCTGCTCATCAGCAGCACAAGTTGGACAG AGGACGAAGACTTCTCCATCCTTCTGCAGGCTCTTCAAG AATACGAAGATTTCATCTCAGCGGGGCAAAACCTACCGTCACTCATCTGCGTCATCACGG GGAAAGGTCCTCAGAAGGAGCGCTACATGAAAACGATTGGCAGTCTGCATTTGGAGCATGTGAAGATCTGCACACCTTGGTTGGAGGCGGAAGACTATCCTGTTTTGTTAG gtTGTGCTGATCTCGGCGTGTGTCTGCACAAGTCCTCCAGTGGTCTGGACCTGCCAATGAAGGTGGTGGACATGTTTGGATGCTGTCTGCCTGTATGCGCGGTTCAGTTTTTGTG CCTGGAGGAGCTAGTGAAGCACGACCACAACGGTCTGATCTTCTCCGACAGCCGGGAGTTGGCCCGACAGCTCAAG ACTCTTCTATCAGACTTTCCCAGCAGTGACAGCAAACTGGCCACGTTCAGGAGGAACCTTCGCGCCAGCAGGGAGCAGCGCTGGGATGACAACTGGGACCAACATGTCCTCCCGCTCTTTAACTCTTATTGA
- the c16h16orf89 gene encoding UPF0764 protein C16orf89 homolog, with translation MRTSRIRLAAFAVLLVACCICLRAEVIDDVLGSLSKGTAFLERQHEHINLDGVVGFLMLQAELKEAVRTWPHSDPVSWAQRTAAVELVKRLDSSFENAVPALSQNDPKYYQEFEPLLSWNFWQVPQERSSTDASLVYAATTTSECYDEQLSDKCLTLLLGTWKQKGTPCIVTKPCRDTMTQFGCPHYSLSHQLLYFMIGKMKGCTNLLKGDTRASRANMTERAYQKIFCSNMMKTNQEIANGGLSEQTADIFIENILICGLAGFSDFYKSDWLQHILRLQDAELGCFGRDQSVVSQMIGDELLEQLQPPHHRVKRREKILPDGCSSHMTAVAVGALGGYLNFYLTEQDITKRPLP, from the exons ATGCGGACTTCAAGGATCCGGCTGGCCGCCTTCGCGGTGCTTTTAGTGGCGTGCTGCATCTGCCTGCGGGCGGAGGTGATCGACGACGTGCTAGGCAGCCTGTCCAAGGGCACCGCCTTCCTGGAGCGCCAGCACGAGCACATCAATCTGGACGGCGTGGTGGGCTTTCTCATGCTGCAGG CCGAGCTGAAAGAGGCAGTGCGGACTTGGCCTCATTCGGACCCGGTCAGCTGGGCTCAGCGGACGGCGGCCGTGGAGCTGGTCAAGCGTTTGGACAGCAGCTTTGAAAACGCTGTCCCTGCCCTGAGTCAAAATGACCCCAAGTACTATCAAG AGTTCGAGCCACTGCTGTCGTGGAACTTCTGGCAGGTTCCTCAGGAACGTAGCAGCACTGACGCCAGCCTGGTGTATGCCGCCACCACCACTAGCGAGTGCTATGACGAGCAACTCAGCGACAAGTGCCTCACGCTGCTTCTGGGAACATG GAAACAGAAAGGGACGCCGTGCATCGTCACCAAACCATGTCGCGACACCATGACCCAATTCGGTTGCCCGCACTACTCATTGTCCCACCAGCTGCTCTATTTCATGATCGGAAAGATG AAAGGGTGCACCAATCTGCTGAAGGGCGACACACGGGCGTCCCGCGCCAACATGACGGAGCGCGCCTACCAGAAGATCTTTTGCTCCAACATGATGAAGACCAACCAGGAGATTGCAAACGGCGGACTCAGCGAGCAGACGGCGGATATCTTCATTGAGAACA TCCTCATCTGCGGATTGGCCGGCTTCTCCGACTTCTACAAATCTGATTGGCTGCAGCACATCCTCCGACTGCAGGACGCCGAGCTGGGTTGCTTTGGCCGCGACC AGAGCGTCGTTTCGCAGATGATCGGCGACGAGCTGCTGGAGCAACTGCAGCCTCCTCATCACCGCGTCAAGAGGAGGGAGAAGATCCTACCTG